AGTAAAACGGTGTATAACAGAGAGTAAATGCTGTGCTTCGGCACTCTCGGCCTTGTTTGGTCTGCGTGACATTGTCCTCCATCACACTTTCTTGCGTCTTGACGCAAGAAAGTGCATCAACGCTAACGCCTCTTCTAAGAGCTCAACTATGGACAACCTCGGTTAGCTAGTTCGTTATGCGAAATGAGAAAATTTAAAAATATGAAAAAAAACAAAACTAAGCTTCGATTGGATAGAATAAATTTAAAAAAGAAAAGCAAAGCTATTCGCAAATCTAACATTCGAAGGCATCGAAAACTTTTTAAGTCACAAACGAAAAAGATTGAGGAGTTTATCTATAAACTGAGACGTAATAGAAAGTTTGTCCTAATAAGTCTTCATAACAGGTATAAGTATACGTCTGATCCATTTCACATCAATGTTAATAAACAATTTGGAGTAGAAAAAAATGAAATTATAGACGAATACCTTGATCTTGCTGAAAAATGCATTGATTTTGATTCTTCGGAACTTAATATACATTTGGCAGATTGTGAGAGAATTTGGCCTAGTGCTGTAACTCTCCTTTGCTCTTTGCAAGAGTGGATTGAATTTGGAACGAAAAACAATGGTTTACCCGTGCCAAAAATTAGGTCATTAGATTCTAATCATTCTTCAGTAAATTCTTATTTAACTCATTGCGGATTCCATGACTATGTAGGCAGAGGAAGCAAGCCTAGTTCAGTTAAATATGATGATAATAATGTCGTACACATTAGAAGAGAAAAAAATAAAGAAAACTTGGAAGAAAGAGAGGATCAAATCGTAAAATTAGTAACATCACATACGAAGTTCACGCCAAATGAAATTGAAGAATTCTATGCAATTGTATTGACTGAAATATTTCTTAATGTCCAAGAACACGGGGTGACTTGTAACGATCAAGGTTGGTGGATTCTAGCGCAGTATCATCCTCAACATAAAATAATTTCTTTGAATGTCGCTGATAATGGTATCGGATTTAGACTTAGCTTGACTACTGGGCCACAACAACAAGAAATTATATCAGAAATAGACAATCTCCCAGAAAATGATCACAAATTTATTTTACATGCAATGAAAGAAAATATTAGCGGTGCATACAATGCTTCCTCAAAAAATGGAATACTATTCAAAAATTATATTCGAGGGGCAAGACGAGGAAATGGCCTAGAACGAATTAAAGAAACTTGTAACAAACTTAAAATCGAATTTTCGATATTATCCCACTTTGGATATGTATTCTTTGACAAGAATGGTATTTTGATAAACTCTGGCTCAAGGATGAATCGTATTTTCGGTGGCACCTTATATCACTTCAATATACCAGTAGAAAGATACACTTTATGATAAACATTGATGTAGGAAATGATTTCTATTTTAGATTAGCGAATCGAAATAAATTTCAAGGAGATGGTAAGTATACAGCTGAAGAATTCCGAAAAAAATATTTAATTGATCTTGAAAATGAGGATTTTTGGAAAGAATCAACTATATATATTACTCTGGACTTTAAAAATGTTAAAAAAATCGGTCCATCTTTTGCAAATGAAGCTTTTGCTTACTTTATGAAATTTACAGATCCAAAATCTTTTCTAAAACGAGTTTCATTCAAAAATTGCTCAGAGGTTCAATTAATGATAATCAGCAAGGAGTTAAATTCGGGATATTCAAAGTGATTTTTTCTTTAATTTTTCTAAATATCGTTTATTTCTTTGTACTTTATGTTTTTGTTCCATATTTCTGTTTTAGCATTAGAGAAAAGTTAATTGCATATTATCAGATATTAAACTTCTTTACAATTTTTTTCAATACAAGTATAGGCGTATGGTTAGGTGCATATTACTTTTCAAACAAAAAGGAGTTTGATTTAGGCGAAAAAAAGAAAGATAAACGGAATAAAATTGTTAATACGTTAATCGAAGAACTTAAAACTCTAGATGAACAGGCAAATAAAATATTCTATTTAAATATTAAAACACAGACTGAATTAGATTTATCCAGAACCATTATTCAAAATTGTTTTGAATTTTTTATTGCCTGCATCGAAAATTTAAATGATATATTGGAATTTTCAAATTCAGAAATCAGATCTATCATTGAGTTCTATTCCTTTGCTGATAATTCAAAAGTCGTATCTCTTTTATCAATTAATCTTCTCAAAAAGTCAAAAATGAAAAATGAACAGCGAGATATTTTTGCGGAACAAATAAAGATAACTCGATCAATTTTCCTCAAAAAATATTAAGACTTGCCTCGTATATCTGCCGCTAACCACTTATCTTCGGAACTTCGCCCTCGCTCCTCCTAAGGCACAAAGACTTGTGTCACTTTTTTTGCCTGCGCAAGCGGTTTGTCATCCCTAACGCTTCCTTCAGGTGTTCGCTCTCAGTCTACATCGTTTAGTTAGTTATGTTATGCGACATGTCTCAACATTATGATTTAATCATAATCGCAAATCCAACAATATTTTCTTCTTGAATTTTACATAAGTGATTTAATCAATAACCAATGATAAGAGTAAACAGTATTAGAATTGTAAATGTAGGACCAATTAAAGATATTAAATTAAATTTTGATAATTCCTTCAATATCATCTGCGGACAAAATGGTATAGGCAAAACAACAATACTCAATTGCCTTGCTCAATCTTTTTCTGCTAGCAATCTTACTCTTAAAAAAAAAGCAGGAACAGAAAATGGTTTTTGGGATATTGATGTAAATATAGATGGAACAAAATATGAAAATAATATTAGTATAAATGCATTTCATCCAAATGATAATAATAATTTATATAAGATACTTTTTTACGAAAGTTCAAAAGAGGTAATTGTATTCAAAACACATCGAGATATCGATTACATAAAACTTAATTCGTTATCAAATGATCCAATAAAAAATATTGGTACCTTTGCTCAAGAAACTTTGAGTGGATCGCTTTCCGACGATTTAAAAAATTGGTTTGTAAACAGATATCTATTCTCTGCACAAAGTGGAGCATTGGACGAGAATCAATTAAAAAACTTTGAATTAGCTAAGCAGTGTTTTACTTTTTTAAATCCTAAAATTTCCTTCTGTAAGGTAAGTCCAAATTCATTCGATATTTTACTTAATGACAATAACGATGAAATATATTTTGAATATTTGTCTTCTGGTTATAAATCATGTATAGCGCTCTTACTAGGCCTTATAAAAGAAATTGAATTCAGGCACAAAAATCCCACCAAGTATATTATGAACTTTGATGGAATTGTATTTATTGATGAAATAGACTTGCATTTACACCCAGAATGGCAAGCAACAATTTATCAAATCTTAAAACATATTCTTCCAAAGGCGCAAATTTTTACGTCCACACATAGCCCGCATATAATACAAATCGCCAATCCAAAAGAAATAATCGCATTAACGCTCAATGAAAATTTGGAGATAATATCAAATTCATTAATAAATTCTGAGTTTGGATGTCAAGGTTGGACAATAGAAGAAATCTTGACAGGTGTAATGGGGATGACCGAAACAAGAACTGAACAATACCGAGAAATTATGGAAAAATTTAATTCAGCATTAGAAAATGACGATTATTCAGGTGCAAAATTAAACTTTGATGTTATTGAAAGAATGCTTCATCCCGAAAATGCCTTAAAAAAAATTTTCAAAATTCAGTTAGCTGGAATGAGAAAAAATGATTAAAATTAATAGAACGCCAAAACCTCCAGAACTAACGGAATTATTACAAACAGAACTTACCCAAGAATTTATCTTAACGAATAAATCCGTCTGGAATATAGATTTTTTAAAAAATAAACTTTTAGATTACTCAAACAATAAATGCTGTTATTGCGAAGCAAATATAAAAGAAGAGAGCAAATATCTAGAAGTTGACCATTTTCATCCTAAGGAAAAGTATAAAAATGAAGTTTTAGAATGGAACAACCTACTTCCTTCATGTAAAAAATGTAACGGAACAAAGAAGGATCACGATACAATAATGGAACCAATTATTGATCCAACGTGCATAGATCCTAAATTGCACCTCAAATATTGGTGCTACAGAATAAAAGGGAAAGATGAATTTGGAAAGCTCACGATTTCAGTGTTGGACTTAAACAATTCCGAAAGGCTTGTAAAGAAAAGGTTTGAGATAGGAAATGCAATCCAACAAAAATTAGAAGAATTGAACGAATTAACTAGCGAATTTATATCCGGACTTCAAGCAAATACTAGGAGAAGAAACAGGATTTTGAATGGGTTGAAGGATTTAATGAAAGAAGGATTGCCAAATTCTATTTACTCTGCGACAACAGCAGCTATTATTTTAACAGATAAGGAATTCATCGATCTTAAAGAAAATTTAAAAATGTTGAGTCTATGGGATGGTGAATTAAACCAATTGGAAATTGATATCTCTAATATAGCCTTTGAGGTATTAGTTTAATCTGAACAAGTGAACAATAGTGATAATGTCTTAACTTATTAAAGATTTGGCCTGACTTAATCTCTTAAATCAAAAATATAAGATCTGGGTTAATTAGTCTATTCCCAAAGCTTCGGTACGAGGTCTTAGTTAAACTGCGAAACATTGGCTTCTTCACTCCGATTACTTTAGCAAGAATATTCCATTTCTTAACATCCCGTTGATATCAGAGCTAGCTTAAGTCAGTTACTCTAATTCGTTATAAGTAATTTGAAAAAAATATCCAGGAAAAATAGAATGCCTCTTTCCCAAAATGATCTTCTTTTAAACTCACTTTCTTATTATAAATCTTTAAACGAAAGGGTAGAACTAAATAAAACGAAATATTTTAAAAAGAAATCTGCCTTTCTGTGTCATAGCCACAAAGATGAAGCACTTGTCAAAGGCTTAATTGTTTGCTTAAAAGATAATGGAATTGACTTATATGTGGATTGGTTGGATCAAACGCTTCCCAATAGTCCGAACGTTTTTACTGCTCAGAAGATACAGAGAAGAATACTTGAGTGCGATCTATTTTTATTTTTAGCGACCCAGAATTCAATGAATTCACGTTGGTGTCCTTGGGAAATTGGATATGCAGATGCAAGCGTTAGAGACGTTTTAATAATTCCTACATCTACAACGAACGAAACTTATGGAAATGAATATTTAGAATTATACGAGAGCATTGATTTAAAATATTTAGAAAACAAATATAACTTAACTGTATATAATCCAAACTCTAATTATGAAATTTTATTAATAGAAAAAATAAAACAAATTTAGGTCAAGAATAGAAATCTTTCTAAAGAAATTTATTTAATTTAAAAAATATATAAAATATTCCATTATTAATTATCACAGGATCGCGGAAGTTCATATTTGTTTTTTGGTATAAGCAGACAAAAATATAAATGCACTCAATCTCATTTTGATCCTTCATTAGAATTTTTTAATTTAGTTTTTTTATCGACTATTGGAGAAAAATATTTGAGTCATTTGACTGTTTTATTCTAAAAAGATATAATACCTCATATTGATTTTGTAAAATCGGTTTACTGAATAAGCTGATTCTATGTCTAAAACAATGATGTCACTTATTTTAATAGCATACTATTTGCTGATATAATTATAACCCGTTCTTATAAGTATAAGACTTTGTAGATAAATGACAATTCGATGTGAGATCGCTAGGTTTCTGTCACTCGCTTGTATATGCAAGCGAGTGACAGAAACCTAGCGATCAATTCCGGAATTCAGGGTCAATATAATTCGGTTAGTCGAGTTTGTTTTCATATTGGTAAAACATTATTGGAAATTATTAAAAAGAATAAAGTAGGGAAAAATTGAAATTTGAAATAGGGATAGAATCATTTATAAATAACTACTTAAAGGCTTTAAAAGAGAAAAATGCTGTTGTATTCATTGGGGCAGGTATGTCAGTATCCCAAGGTTTTTTCGATTGGAAAAGGTTATTAAAACCAATTGCCGACAAACTGGGACTTGATATTGAGGAGGAACAACATGACCTAACTTCATTAGCACAATTTTTTGTTGACGATCATGGAGGAATTAGAGGTGAGCTTGACCAAATTATCGTTGAAGAATATGGCAAAACAACGATGTCTGTTTCTGAAAACCATAGAATTTTAGCTCGGCTTCCGATTCAAATTTATTGGACTACCAACTATGATCGTCTTATAGAAAAGGCACTTTTAGAACAAGGGAAAACTCCTGACATTAAAAAAGCTCAATCAGATTTGACTGTAAATCTTCCAAAACGAGATGCGATTATTTACAAAATGCATGGTGACATTGAAACTGTATCTGAAACAGTACTTACAAAGCATGAGTATGAAGATTATAATAAAAATAGAGAATTGTTTAGTAATGCTTTCAAAAGCGACTATGTTTCCAGAACATTTCTTTTTATCGGCTTTAGCTTCACTGACCCGAACCTAGATTATTTAATAAGCCGTATAAGGACTACTTTAGGTCAAAACATAAAACCAGACTATTATTTTATTAAGAAAGAAACAATCACAAGAGCACAACGAAGACAAGAGCTAAAGGTAAATTCTTTAAAGAAATATGGTCTAAATCCATTATGGATAAATGACTATTCTGAAATAACTTCTATTCTTAAAGAAATAGAATCAAGATTCCTACGAACGACAATTTTGATTTCAGGTAGTGCCGACGATTATGGAAGTTTTGGCGAGAAAAGAGCAATAGAACTTTTACATGATTTAAGCAAAAATCTTTCCCATAATTCATATAAAATTCTGACAGGCTTTGGCTGGGGAGTTGGGAGCGCAGTGATTAACGGGGTTTTAGATAATATGCAAACTGAAGGAAATCAGAATATTGACAATTATCTAATTATGAGACCTTTCCCACAATTTGAAACTAAAGGTAAAAATCTTAAAGAGCTATGGAAAGATTATCGAAAAAAATTCATACCATTAGCAGGTATCGCAATATTCGTATTTGGTAACAGAAAGAACAAAACAACCGGTGTCCTTGAGGAAGCAACTGGAGTTATTGATGAGTTTAACATTGCATTCGAGAGTGGTCTTTTATTGGTTCCAATTGGTGCTACAGGTTATGTATCTGAATCTCTTTGGTCTAAAGTCATTAGTTCCTTCAAAGACTACTACCCAAATCATGACTATTTATTAGATGATTTTAAAACTCTTGGTGATTCTCGGATTGAAAACTCAGTGATAATTCAAACTGTAATAAAAATAATCAACAAATTAAATCTAAGACAATAAACCAACAAAAAGGAAAATTTAAATGGCAACGAAAAGGAAAGTTTTTTACAGTTTTCACTACGACAATGATGTCTTTAGAGTTCAACAGATTAGAAATATGGGTGCAATTGAAGGTGACGAACCAGTTTCTAAAAACGATTGGGAAACATTACAGAAAGGCGGTAGTAAAGCCATTGAAAAATGGATTGAAGACAATATGTCCGGCAAGAGCTGTGTGGTAGTTCTTGTAGGTGAAGATACTTACAAAAGACCTTGGGTAATACATGAAATTACTAAAGCTTGGAATGACGGTAAGGGACTTGTTGGAATTTATATTCATAATTTAAAAGACCCTAAAACTGGAACGTGTTCTAAAGGAACTAATCCATTTGAACAGATTGGACTAAGAAACGGTAAAAAACTATCTGATTATGTAAAATGTGTCAATCCCAAAAGCACAGATGCCTATAATGATATAAAAGCAAATCTTGCTGACTGGGTGGAAGATGCTATTAATAGCCGAAAATAGCAAGGACGCATAACAGCAGATAAGCCTACGAATCTAACTTCAAGTTGGGGAAACTTAAGTAAGCCAAATTTGTTAAGAGTCAAGAATAAAAAATAAATCCAAAATGACATATATGAAAATATTTCTAACAGCAATTTTTCTTCTTTTGTTATTCAACTGCCAAAAAGAAAAAGAAGCAATTTTCGGCAAATCGAAAGAAACTAAAGAAAAAGAAAGCAGATGTGATCCCGTGGCCACTTTCTTTGTCTGCGAAGTAATAAATCTTCAACTTTGTATAAATAGTGGCACATCTGAAAACGATTGCTCTTCGAGGAAAGGTGCATGCTATATTCAAAGAGCAAATCTTTGTAACGGGACAACTACCTTTTAATAGGCAAAAATATAAATAAAATACTAGAAATATTCCAATTACAGAAGATCGAACTAAAGTTTCCCTTTAGTACCTATACCACATTGCACATTATAAGGTAAATGTTCGCTACAAACGGTAAATACCATTCCTAAGAATTTATGCAAAGAAATCGTTCCAGTCAACATTGTAAAAGCTAGTTCGATATTCACATTGTATTAATTTCACTATTTTTATATCTTATCTCAAAAAATTTACTTTTAGCCGTTCAGTAGCTATAAGCAAATAAATATAATTCATTAAATTTAACTATTCTGTAGTTAATGGGGCGAAGCTTTACCTTCAAATTTTTTTAATTTATTTCCCAAACAAATTTCCAATCGTATAATTTCTTTGCAATAGGCTAACTTTTAAGCTCTTTCTTGAAGAAAAAACAAGACAATTTTAATTTGTCTTGTTTCTTGATACTTTCCCAAAAAGTTCTTATTTTAAATTCAATTTGCTTAAGTTTTGATTGAAATTGAAATTTCCAATGAGTAAAAAATTAATCTCAGATGAAAACTATCTGCAAGTCTATTTTGACTATTAGATACTCGGTAACAGGTGCGATCATATGAACTTATTTTTTGCTAATCCATTGATATACGAGGCAGTGGATTTTAATTAAAATGATTAGGAATTTTCGTTATTTTTAATTTCAAAAGGAATGTTGAGCTTAATACAAAGTAATAAAATGTGTTCTAGGGAACAATTTGTATCTTCGTTTGTTATTATTTTGTGAATTTGCGATTTGGATATTCCTGTGATAAATTCAAGTTCTCTCAGAGAGTTTCTTTCTTCCTTGATTTTACTCTGAAGTTTTCGAATTAAGCCTAATTTAGTCTTGGTAATATCCATTTGTCTATTTGATTCAAAGTTTGAATTCGATTTTGCCAACTTTTTATATAGTATGTTATATTTAACAAACTTATTTTTTAAAAATTATACTTTGATCATATGAACTTCAATGAAGATATCCTTACAATCCCTTGATAATTATTTGAAAATCACCATGCCCTACTCTTGATCTTTCAGTTTTTATTATTTGAAGTATACTAGTATATCTCAACTTATTTACCATATCAAATCTATTGGAATCTAATTGTTTTATTTTTTTAATTTTATTTAAAGTTTGCTTCTTTGTATCTCCAATTCGTTTTTCTTTACTTGTTTTGTAATAAATTTTCATTCTTTCTTCGTTAACAATATTTAATTTTAAAGTTGAAATCTCCTTCTCTTTTTTGATTTTTTTGCGCGATTTACGATAACTTTCTTTATTTATTAATTCTATAAATTTTTCTTTGATATTTTCAACTTTGAAATCAGGTCTTTCGAAAGGGAAAATTTGATTCAAAAAGTTTAATAAAATGTTTTCTTCTGATTTTTTACAAAGAATCGCATCATGAATATTTAAATAGAAGAAATCTGGATTTCTTCGTTTTATAAGTTTTGAAAATTTTCGAAGCATGTAATTTGATTCATATACTACCAAATTTTTTTGTAAGTCACTTCCTGGAGTTTTTGTAATAAAATTATGAATAAATGGAAAATTCGATTTCATTTCATAATATGCTCCATGAATATGAAATGAGGTATAATAATTACCATTCTTATTTACTTTTCTATAATTTTCTGGATTTGTATATAAATAAGAGATTAATCTTTTTTTGATTTGATCTCTTGTCATTGGGAAATCATAATTTTTCTTTTTTGCTTCTTCTAAAAAAAATTCATAAAGATTTCTATTCAATACTAATTCTTTATATCTCTGCAACTCTGCCTTTGGCGCACCGATTTTAAAATCAATGAGATTAGATAAATGTAAATACAAGAAATAAAAATGGGCACTTGACATGTCAATTTCACTTACTTCCTCTCCATCTGCTAATAGCAAAAACCTTAATTCCTTTTTTAACTTCGAGACGAAGTGATACATCCGCTCTCCTTCATATCTTTTTGTAATTCTACTCTCTCCTTGCGAAAAGGATTGAATTAATTCGTTATAAAGTTTATTTTCAGCGGAATTTGGATAATTTTTAATTTTATTCTTAAAAATTTCGTGATAATGATCATCGCGAATTGAAAGTCGTCCCAAATTTTCTTTATTTGAGTTTATCTCAGGCAAGTCACTAAAAACAAACTTTTTTTTCATTGTAGTTCTGATGCTATTGTCTACGTACATCTTTACCTTTTTATTTGAAAAATTATTCATACCTTTGATAAAAAACCTTTTAGATTCCCGACCAACTATATAAGTATTACCTCGAAATAGTATGCCATTTTTCTCTAAGAATTTTAATTTTTCTAAATAGTTGTTACCAAGTTTACTTTTAATATACGTCGAGTGTAAATATTCCTTCTCTTCATTGAGCAAATGCTCGTATGCATTCGAAAGAAATAGCGTATACTCTTCTATTTCACTTCTAGTTATTTCTAGTTTTTTTACCAATTGACGAATATCAAAGTAAACATTTACTCTTTTCTTTTTTACCTTCTCCATTTTCACACTCCTCCGTAAAATAGAACTATTACAGTTTTTACGAAAATTAGCACAATTAGAAAAGTGTCGTTTTGAAATTGGTTTTTTCCTTCAAATACAGCAAAAACTGCGTTTTTTAAAGGAAACATATATATATGGGCCGTTTACGGCACCTTATTTGCTTTTATTTGCATGCTTGCACAGAATAGAAACCTTACATTCTCTTCCATATTCAACAATTTTGATTCAATCTTTGTATTAATTAAAAAGAATTAGAAATTACTACTAAAGATTTCTAACCCGATTCAGAAAAATATTTTGAAGGGATATAATAGTTTAGTATTTCAGAAGGAGAATTAAATGAAAACTACAACTCAAATTAATGACGCAATTAAGGAATTCGACAATCTAGTTAGTAAATCAAATTTCAAGAATTATAAGAAAGTATTGAATGTATTTCGATTAGGCTCGGATGCAGATAGTCAAGCTCAACATGAAGTGATGGAAGACTCACTTCGAAAAGCCTTTTTGGAGTTAGAAAAGTCTTTGTTTAGAAATTTATATGAGGATTACTCAAATAAATTCTCTGAATCGATACCATGTTTACCTCGTCTGGTTTTTCGTATTCAAAATGACTCTTTCTTTTTCGGTGATCCATATCTCGTTGTAGTTACTTACATGCCAGAGCAGTATCTACTCGCACTTCACTCAATGTTTGAAGTAAAATTTAAGAATTTCTCAAGTCATAATTATGCGAGATTAACAACTAAAGTATACTTTGATTTTCAGAAGTTTGATAAGACAGTCTGTCAGATGTTCAAGGAACACTCAGATTTTTTTGAAACAGTAAATCCAAGAACATTCTTTCGAAAAAGCCTCTCAAAAGTTCATTTCGTTGATCAAAAAGTTTCTTCTAGTGAAAATTCTTTGAAAATTGCAAAGAAGCTACATGAGGCGTTAGATCAGTCGATTCAAAGCTCTGAGAAAGGTATAACGATTGAGTTAAGCCCAGAAATACGAAAAAAAGTAGAAAAGCTGAGAAGTGAACTTGTTACTGCTGCTTAGTAGATTTATGAAGAACAGTTTAGACTCTTTGCTTTGGCTGATACCAGAGTAGAGAGTGTCCTGGATTGAAATAGGGACGAGTGTAAAAGTTTGAAGTTGTATTAGGAGATGTGTGACCTAATATTTTTTGGGCTGCAATCGAACCAAACTGATCAAATATTCTCTGCCCAACTGTGTGACGGATGGAATGAGGGTGTATTTTCCTGCCTGCAGCAGTCTTCACATCCCAATTCCCAATTATCATCTGTAAACCACGGGTTGAGAGAGGGATTCTCTCTTTTCTATTCTTCATCAAAAGAGTTAAAATAAAGTAATCTGAGCAAATACCGAAGCTTTCATGATATTTTCTGACTTCTTCAAGTATTTCTTCTAAAATGACTGCATAGCCCACCGATCCACCTTTCTTTACATATCTGACAATCTTCTCCCCTTCCGGTGATTCGATAATGCTTGAAAACCGTAAGTTTACTAATTCCTTTGCTCTCAAACCAGTTGAAGAAGCTAGTAGAAAGATGACCCTATCACGATACTCTCTTTCAGTATTTGGCGAGGAGAAACGTTCCGCTAGAGAGTTCATCGTTTGATCAGTAAGCCCTTTGCCAATCATCGTGCCGTACGCGTTCTCTCTATTCTTAAGTTTATTGGAAAATCTTTGGATACTTTCTGTTTTTAAAAAGAGTGTTTTTAAATTTTTCATTAGCATTGTCGCGAACCCTCCAATGTCCATTTATGTGGACAAAGGCAATAATGTCAATGCTTCCCAAATCAAAATGGCCAGATGGTGGTGGAGACTCAATCCGAAAGCTTATCAATGCAAAAAGGTGAACTATAAAGTGAAAATTGCGAAATTGATTTGAATTTAATATATTGAATCATGTGTCCATCATAGTGGACAGTGTTCCTTTCCGAATATCTAAACTAGTTAGGTTCTAAAATTCACAATATTTCGGAACCTATCCAGCATTTGGTGCTCAAAACTATATTCATTAAAGAGAATATTTTCTAATATGAACTTTTTTAAAGTTTTTGAATTTTTTTTCAGTTTATTTGATACGAAATCGCACTTCGAGGGATATAATATATATAGAGGAAAAGAAAATCTGATTCGGATTGCCTTATCGGAAATCGAACTCTAATTTTTTGATTTTATAAAGGGGCGTATAATGTCTAAAAAAAAATAAATTCAATGACTTAGCAAATAGACCCTGACAAAAAATAAATTCCAAACTAAAAAAACCGCTAACTGCCGCAAAATTCCTACCAACCTAGCCTCTTCGCCCTCTCTTTCACCAATTTCACATATTCT
This region of Leptospira sp. WS60.C2 genomic DNA includes:
- a CDS encoding HNH endonuclease, whose product is MIKINRTPKPPELTELLQTELTQEFILTNKSVWNIDFLKNKLLDYSNNKCCYCEANIKEESKYLEVDHFHPKEKYKNEVLEWNNLLPSCKKCNGTKKDHDTIMEPIIDPTCIDPKLHLKYWCYRIKGKDEFGKLTISVLDLNNSERLVKKRFEIGNAIQQKLEELNELTSEFISGLQANTRRRNRILNGLKDLMKEGLPNSIYSATTAAIILTDKEFIDLKENLKMLSLWDGELNQLEIDISNIAFEVLV
- a CDS encoding SIR2 family protein, whose protein sequence is MKFEIGIESFINNYLKALKEKNAVVFIGAGMSVSQGFFDWKRLLKPIADKLGLDIEEEQHDLTSLAQFFVDDHGGIRGELDQIIVEEYGKTTMSVSENHRILARLPIQIYWTTNYDRLIEKALLEQGKTPDIKKAQSDLTVNLPKRDAIIYKMHGDIETVSETVLTKHEYEDYNKNRELFSNAFKSDYVSRTFLFIGFSFTDPNLDYLISRIRTTLGQNIKPDYYFIKKETITRAQRRQELKVNSLKKYGLNPLWINDYSEITSILKEIESRFLRTTILISGSADDYGSFGEKRAIELLHDLSKNLSHNSYKILTGFGWGVGSAVINGVLDNMQTEGNQNIDNYLIMRPFPQFETKGKNLKELWKDYRKKFIPLAGIAIFVFGNRKNKTTGVLEEATGVIDEFNIAFESGLLLVPIGATGYVSESLWSKVISSFKDYYPNHDYLLDDFKTLGDSRIENSVIIQTVIKIINKLNLRQ
- a CDS encoding STAS-like domain-containing protein; this translates as MINIDVGNDFYFRLANRNKFQGDGKYTAEEFRKKYLIDLENEDFWKESTIYITLDFKNVKKIGPSFANEAFAYFMKFTDPKSFLKRVSFKNCSEVQLMIISKELNSGYSK
- a CDS encoding AAA family ATPase; amino-acid sequence: MIRVNSIRIVNVGPIKDIKLNFDNSFNIICGQNGIGKTTILNCLAQSFSASNLTLKKKAGTENGFWDIDVNIDGTKYENNISINAFHPNDNNNLYKILFYESSKEVIVFKTHRDIDYIKLNSLSNDPIKNIGTFAQETLSGSLSDDLKNWFVNRYLFSAQSGALDENQLKNFELAKQCFTFLNPKISFCKVSPNSFDILLNDNNDEIYFEYLSSGYKSCIALLLGLIKEIEFRHKNPTKYIMNFDGIVFIDEIDLHLHPEWQATIYQILKHILPKAQIFTSTHSPHIIQIANPKEIIALTLNENLEIISNSLINSEFGCQGWTIEEILTGVMGMTETRTEQYREIMEKFNSALENDDYSGAKLNFDVIERMLHPENALKKIFKIQLAGMRKND
- a CDS encoding TIR domain-containing protein, coding for MATKRKVFYSFHYDNDVFRVQQIRNMGAIEGDEPVSKNDWETLQKGGSKAIEKWIEDNMSGKSCVVVLVGEDTYKRPWVIHEITKAWNDGKGLVGIYIHNLKDPKTGTCSKGTNPFEQIGLRNGKKLSDYVKCVNPKSTDAYNDIKANLADWVEDAINSRK
- a CDS encoding helix-turn-helix domain-containing protein, whose translation is MDITKTKLGLIRKLQSKIKEERNSLRELEFITGISKSQIHKIITNEDTNCSLEHILLLCIKLNIPFEIKNNENS
- the xerC gene encoding tyrosine recombinase XerC: MKNLKTLFLKTESIQRFSNKLKNRENAYGTMIGKGLTDQTMNSLAERFSSPNTEREYRDRVIFLLASSTGLRAKELVNLRFSSIIESPEGEKIVRYVKKGGSVGYAVILEEILEEVRKYHESFGICSDYFILTLLMKNRKERIPLSTRGLQMIIGNWDVKTAAGRKIHPHSIRHTVGQRIFDQFGSIAAQKILGHTSPNTTSNFYTRPYFNPGHSLLWYQPKQRV
- a CDS encoding toll/interleukin-1 receptor domain-containing protein, whose translation is MPLSQNDLLLNSLSYYKSLNERVELNKTKYFKKKSAFLCHSHKDEALVKGLIVCLKDNGIDLYVDWLDQTLPNSPNVFTAQKIQRRILECDLFLFLATQNSMNSRWCPWEIGYADASVRDVLIIPTSTTNETYGNEYLELYESIDLKYLENKYNLTVYNPNSNYEILLIEKIKQI